In the genome of Sphaeramia orbicularis chromosome 13, fSphaOr1.1, whole genome shotgun sequence, one region contains:
- the mlnr gene encoding motilin receptor: protein MPWTRAQVERHAGGAETIMDQYNIDDHHYEGSLFPASALIPVTVICILIFIVGVTGNTMTILIIQHFKDMKTTTNLYLSSMAVSDLIIFLCLPFDLYRLWKYVPWLFGEAVCRFYHYIFEGCTAATILHIAALSIERYLAISFPFRSKVVVTKRRVQYIILALWGFALVSAAPTLFLVGVAYDNDTHPDYNTGQCTPTSYAISSGQLHIMIWVSTTYFFCPMLCLIFLYGSIGCKLWKSKNDIQGPCALARERSHRQTVKILVVVVLAFIICWLPYHIGRNLFAQVDDYDTAMLSQNFNMASMVLCYLSASINPVVYNLMSRKYRAAAKRLFLLHQRPRQVHRGQRQLCVIDHISTLNESLTGV from the exons ATGCCTTGGACCAGAGCCCAGGTGGAGCGTCACGCTGGTGGAGCAGAAACCATAATGGACCAGTACAACATCGACGACCACCACTATGAGGGTTCCCTGTTCCCGGCCTCCGCTCTCATCCCGGTCACCGTCATCTgcatcctcatcttcatcgtcGGGGTAACCGGCAACACCATGACCATCCTCATCATCCAGCATTTTAAAGACATGAAGACCACCACCAACCTGTACCTGTCCAGCATGGCGGTGTCGGACCTCATCATCTTCCTGTGCTTGCCCTTTGACCTCTACCGCCTGTGGAAGTATGTGCCGTGGCTCTTCGGGGAGGCCGTGTGCCGCTTCTATCACTACATCTTCGAGGGCTGCACGGCGGCCACCATCCTCCACATCGCGGCGCTGAGCATCGAACGCTACCTCGCCATCAGCTTCCCCTTCAGGAGCAAGGTGGTGGTGACCAAACGCCGAGTGCAGTACATCATCCTGGCCCTGTGGGGGTTCGCGTTGGTTTCAGCCGCGCCCACGCTCTTCCTGGTCGGGGTGGCGTACGACAACGACACGCACCCCGACTACAACACGGGCCAGTGTACACCCACCAGCTACGCCATCAGCTCGGGGCAGCTGCACATCATGATCTGGGTTTCCACCACCTACTTCTTCTGCCCCATGCTCTGCCTCATCTTCCTCTACGGCTCCATCGGATGCAAACTGTGGAAAAGCAAAAACGACATCCAGGGACCGTGCGCTTTGGCCCGCGAGAGGTCGCACCGGCAAACGGTCAAGATCCTGG TGGTGGTGGTGCTGGCCTTCATCATCTGCTGGCTGCCTTACCACATCGGCAGGAACCTGTTCGCCCAGGTGGACGACTACGACACGGCCATGTTGAGTCAGAACTTCAACATGGCGTCCATGGTGCTGTGCTACCTCAGCGCCTCCATCAACCCGGTCGTCTACAACCTGATGTCCCGTAAATACCGAGCCGCCGCCAAACGCCTCTTCCTGCTCCATCAGAGGCCCAGGCAGGTCCACCGCGGACAGAGACAACTCTGCGTCATTGACCACATCTCCACCCTCAACGAAAGCCTAACGGGAGTCTGA